A window of Dissulfurirhabdus thermomarina contains these coding sequences:
- a CDS encoding ArnT family glycosyltransferase, translated as MATTLLERRQTAGDLLFWTAAAVLLFWGLGDRGLWTAEGRWAEIVREMFRSGDYFHPTINGAAYFDKPLLTYWLIAAAAKVLGALDELALRLPSAAAGLAALWGLRDMGARLFSPGVGRAAGWMLLTSYGFLFWARAGTADMENLAAVTLAVAWYLAHRERPGFWNYLAFWLICFVGAETKGLTAVVVPVLAVAADLYLRRDWSALRDPRNIAAALLAAGVYLVPFVYAGLTRPGYEESGLALVFRENVQRFFQPFDHKEPFYVYLYYLPMLLLPWAPLFLASLAGAPRWWRGVRDGASRAAPETWVFLALVLVFCFFTASGSRRSYYILPALPFAALWMAAGFEHPAAVFGRWAGAALRVQGGFLALAGLAALAAAAATPLWERRLGFVPPPGLAALVAGMGLAAAAAGAAAAFSSRRLGPGGRARAAVAAAAVLMGGYFLGCLGLLEPYRTEKPFALALKRELAATPGARAAFYRKASPNTIFYLDPPADIPVLADAAAVRAFQEGPGVPVLVSRRKYLAELAPLGLDPAAASLAEPVRPWEGRARRKLVAWRLRAGGGR; from the coding sequence ATGGCGACGACGCTCCTTGAGCGCCGGCAGACGGCCGGAGACCTGCTCTTCTGGACCGCGGCCGCGGTCCTCCTCTTCTGGGGGCTCGGGGACCGTGGGCTCTGGACGGCGGAGGGCCGGTGGGCCGAGATCGTCCGGGAGATGTTCCGCTCCGGCGACTACTTCCACCCCACCATCAACGGGGCGGCCTACTTCGACAAGCCGCTTCTCACCTACTGGCTCATCGCGGCGGCCGCCAAGGTGCTGGGCGCCCTGGACGAGCTGGCGCTCCGGCTGCCCAGCGCGGCGGCGGGGCTTGCGGCCCTGTGGGGGCTCCGCGACATGGGCGCCCGCCTCTTCTCGCCCGGGGTGGGGCGGGCGGCGGGCTGGATGCTGCTCACCTCCTACGGTTTCCTCTTCTGGGCCCGGGCCGGGACCGCCGACATGGAGAACCTCGCCGCCGTCACCCTGGCCGTGGCCTGGTACCTTGCACACCGGGAGCGGCCGGGGTTCTGGAACTATCTGGCCTTCTGGCTCATCTGCTTCGTCGGCGCCGAGACCAAGGGGCTCACCGCCGTGGTGGTGCCGGTCCTGGCCGTGGCGGCCGACCTCTACCTCCGGCGGGACTGGTCCGCGCTCCGGGACCCTCGGAACATCGCCGCGGCCCTGCTGGCCGCCGGGGTCTACCTCGTCCCCTTCGTCTATGCCGGCCTCACCCGGCCCGGCTACGAGGAGAGCGGCCTCGCCCTGGTCTTCCGGGAGAACGTCCAGCGCTTCTTCCAGCCCTTCGACCACAAGGAGCCCTTCTACGTCTACCTCTACTACCTCCCCATGCTGCTGCTCCCGTGGGCGCCGCTTTTCCTGGCCTCGCTGGCCGGCGCGCCCCGCTGGTGGCGCGGGGTCCGGGACGGGGCCTCCCGGGCCGCGCCGGAGACCTGGGTCTTCCTGGCCCTGGTGCTGGTCTTCTGCTTCTTCACCGCCTCGGGGTCGCGCCGCAGCTACTACATCCTGCCGGCGCTGCCCTTCGCCGCGTTGTGGATGGCCGCCGGGTTCGAGCACCCGGCGGCGGTCTTCGGCCGGTGGGCGGGCGCGGCCCTCCGGGTGCAGGGCGGGTTCCTGGCACTGGCGGGCCTTGCGGCCCTGGCCGCGGCCGCCGCGACCCCCCTCTGGGAACGGCGCCTGGGGTTCGTGCCCCCGCCGGGCCTTGCGGCCCTGGTGGCGGGGATGGGGCTCGCCGCGGCCGCAGCCGGTGCCGCGGCGGCCTTCTCCTCCCGCCGCCTCGGGCCCGGCGGCCGGGCCCGGGCCGCCGTCGCCGCCGCGGCCGTCCTCATGGGGGGGTATTTCCTCGGCTGCCTCGGGCTCCTCGAACCGTACCGGACCGAGAAGCCCTTCGCCCTGGCCCTCAAGCGGGAGCTCGCCGCGACACCGGGGGCCCGGGCGGCCTTCTACCGGAAGGCCTCCCCGAACACCATCTTCTACCTCGATCCGCCGGCGGACATCCCGGTGCTGGCCGACGCCGCGGCGGTCCGGGCCTTTCAGGAGGGGCCGGGGGTCCCGGTCCTCGTCTCGCGGAGGAAGTATCTGGCGGAACTCGCCCCCCTGGGCCTCGACCCGGCGGCGGCGTCTCTCGCCGAGCCGGTCCGCCCCTGGGAGGGGCGGGCCCGGAGAAAGCTCGTGGCCTGGCGGCTGCGGGCGGGCGGGGGGAGGTAG
- a CDS encoding glycosyltransferase translates to MPGETAPRLSIVAPMYNEAANVAEFCRRLFAVLAEVPEPWEVVCVDDGSTDRTLELLRAEQRRRPGLRVVRLARNCGQHGAVMAGFAESRGEWVITLDADLQNPPEEIPRLLAAFREGHDLVGTYRVGRRDTRFRKWASRVTNRLITRISGISLRDFGCMLRGYSRRVVDGILRNPEYRTFIPALATFFAANPVEIPVRHEARAGGDSKYSLLKLLGLQLDLMTGFSLWPLRLLFLVGSGLAVAGLAMAALILVLRFVLGAEWAAQGVFTLFAVLFFFVGGQFFALGLLGEYIGRIFQAVRRRPAYLVGEVYEHGDDAP, encoded by the coding sequence ATGCCCGGCGAGACGGCCCCCCGGCTCTCCATCGTGGCCCCCATGTACAACGAGGCGGCCAACGTCGCCGAGTTCTGCCGGCGGCTCTTCGCCGTTCTGGCGGAGGTGCCCGAGCCGTGGGAGGTGGTCTGCGTGGACGACGGCTCCACGGACCGGACCCTCGAACTCCTCCGGGCGGAGCAGCGCCGGCGCCCCGGGCTCCGGGTGGTGCGGCTCGCCCGCAACTGCGGCCAGCACGGGGCCGTCATGGCGGGCTTCGCCGAAAGCCGCGGGGAGTGGGTGATCACCCTGGACGCCGACCTCCAGAACCCGCCGGAGGAGATCCCGAGGCTCCTGGCCGCCTTCCGCGAGGGGCACGACCTGGTGGGGACCTACCGGGTGGGGCGCCGCGACACCCGGTTCCGGAAGTGGGCCTCTCGGGTCACCAACCGGCTCATCACGCGGATCTCCGGGATCTCGCTCCGGGACTTCGGCTGCATGCTCCGGGGATACAGCCGCCGCGTGGTGGATGGCATCCTCCGAAACCCCGAGTACCGGACCTTCATCCCGGCCCTGGCCACCTTCTTCGCGGCGAACCCCGTGGAGATCCCGGTCCGACACGAGGCGCGGGCCGGGGGCGACTCCAAGTACTCGCTCCTCAAGCTCCTCGGCCTCCAGCTGGACCTCATGACGGGCTTTTCGCTCTGGCCGCTCCGACTCCTCTTCCTGGTGGGGTCGGGGCTGGCGGTGGCGGGGCTCGCCATGGCGGCCCTCATCCTGGTGCTCCGGTTCGTCCTGGGGGCGGAGTGGGCCGCCCAGGGGGTCTTCACCCTCTTCGCGGTGCTGTTCTTCTTCGTGGGCGGGCAGTTCTTCGCCCTGGGGCTCCTCGGGGAATACATCGGGCGGATCTTCCAGGCGGTCCGGCGGCGGCCGGCCTACCTCGTCGGAGAGGTGTACGAGCATGGCGACGACGCTCCTTGA
- a CDS encoding aminotransferase class I/II-fold pyridoxal phosphate-dependent enzyme — translation MTPTDRPVRETFLPFSRPTIGQAEIDEVVDSLRSGWITTGPKVAALEKAFSDWSGGREAVAVNSATAGLHILLCTLDLAPGDEVITTPITWPSTVNNIEILGARPVFADVDRETLQIDPAEVERRLSPRTRAVIPVHFAGAPADLDALRALCEPRGIPVLEDAAHAVGTRYKGRLVGAEGEAAVFSFHPIKNMTTGEGGMVLCADPERAARMRRLRFHGISRDAWRRYAKGGVPQYEVEEPGFKYNMLDIQAAIGLHQFARLEEFNRRRAELAARYHELLAGIPEVRPLGGVPYPHVHAWHLYVVRLELEALAVDRDRFIAELQAENIGIGLHFPAVHLQKYYRERYGFRPGDLPRAEWNGERLFSLPLYPLLEEADQADVAAALERLVRRFRR, via the coding sequence ATGACCCCGACGGATCGGCCCGTCCGCGAGACGTTCCTCCCGTTTTCGCGTCCCACCATCGGCCAGGCGGAGATCGACGAGGTGGTGGACTCGCTCCGTTCGGGCTGGATCACCACGGGGCCCAAGGTGGCCGCCCTGGAAAAGGCCTTCTCCGACTGGAGCGGGGGGCGCGAGGCGGTGGCCGTGAACTCCGCCACGGCCGGGCTCCACATCCTGTTGTGCACCCTCGACCTCGCCCCGGGCGATGAGGTGATCACGACGCCCATCACCTGGCCCTCCACGGTGAACAACATCGAGATTCTGGGCGCCCGGCCGGTCTTCGCCGACGTGGACCGGGAGACCCTCCAGATCGACCCCGCCGAGGTGGAGCGGCGGCTCTCCCCGCGGACCCGGGCGGTGATCCCCGTCCACTTCGCCGGCGCCCCGGCCGATCTCGACGCCCTCCGGGCCCTCTGCGAGCCCCGGGGCATCCCGGTCCTGGAGGACGCCGCCCACGCCGTGGGCACCCGGTACAAGGGCCGGCTCGTGGGCGCCGAGGGCGAGGCCGCGGTCTTCAGCTTCCACCCCATCAAGAACATGACCACCGGGGAGGGGGGGATGGTGCTCTGCGCCGACCCGGAGCGGGCCGCCCGGATGCGCCGGCTCCGGTTCCACGGGATCTCCCGCGACGCCTGGCGGCGCTACGCCAAGGGCGGCGTCCCCCAGTACGAGGTGGAGGAGCCCGGCTTCAAGTACAACATGCTCGACATCCAGGCCGCCATCGGGCTCCACCAGTTCGCCCGGCTCGAGGAGTTCAACCGGCGCCGGGCGGAACTGGCCGCCCGGTACCACGAGCTCCTCGCCGGCATCCCCGAGGTCCGGCCTCTGGGCGGGGTCCCCTATCCCCACGTCCACGCCTGGCACCTCTACGTGGTCCGCCTGGAGCTCGAGGCCCTCGCCGTGGACCGGGACCGGTTCATCGCCGAACTCCAGGCCGAAAACATCGGGATCGGGCTCCACTTCCCGGCGGTGCACCTCCAGAAGTACTACCGGGAACGCTACGGCTTCCGGCCCGGGGATCTCCCCCGGGCGGAGTGGAACGGGGAACGGCTCTTTTCGCTCCCCCTCTACCCGCTGCTGGAGGAGGCCGACCAGGCGGACGTCGCGGCGGCGCTCGAGCGGCTCGTCCGTCGGTTCCGGAGGTAG